From a single Rosa rugosa chromosome 7, drRosRugo1.1, whole genome shotgun sequence genomic region:
- the LOC133722026 gene encoding presenilin-like protein At1g08700 isoform X6, which produces MESSILESIGVEIIGVMSPVSICMFLVVLLVYALSPSNPSSSSSIRTAANLVYLESPTDSTSEKLEGALLNALVFVILIALVTFLLVLLYYYNFTNFLKNYMRFSAFFVLATMGGSIFLSIIQHFSIPIDSITCFLLLFNFTLVGVLSMFAAGMPILLRQAYMVCLGIIVAAWFTKLPEWTTWVLLVALALYDLVAVLAPGGPLKLLVELASTRDEELPALVYEARPTVPRNANANASSLGLLVAGVSDSGSVELQAVSRDNVSPGENGNRASSDDSVVEVDSFAKEGGQSNGDEGQRLLPVDRALGRHSSSSDTSEYSTVNVPSDRARQFGSVASEIVADEEEMSPLVQMSGSGHERDELRRDAAEMFSRAC; this is translated from the exons ATGGAGTCGAGCATCCTGGAGTCGATCGGCGTTGAAATCATCGGCGTAATGTCGCCGGTGTCTATCTGCATGTTCCTTGTCGTCCTTTTAGTCTACGCCCTCTCCCCCTCGAACCCTTCGTCTTCGTCGTCGATCCGGACCGCCGCAAACCTGGTGTACCTGGAGAGCCCCACCGACTCGACCTCCGAAAAGCTCGAAGGCGCCCTCCTCAACGCCCTCGTCTTCGTTATTCTCATCGCCCTCGTCACCttcctcctcgtcctcctcTACTACTACAACTTCACTAATTTCTTGAAGAACTACATGCGCTTCTCCGCCTTCTTCGTCCTCGCCACCATGGGAGGTTCCATCTTCCTCTCCATTATCCAGCATTTCTCCATACCCATCGACTCCATCACTTGCTTTCTGCTGCTCTTCAATTTCACTCTTGTCGGCGTCTTGTCCATGTTCGCCGCTGGCATGCCTATTCTCTTGCGCCAAGCTTATATGGTCTGCTTGGGCATTATCGTCGCTGCTTGGTTCACCAAATTGCCCGAATGGACCACTTGGGTTCTGCTTGTCGCTCTCGCTCTCTATGATTTGGTAGCTGTTCTCGCCCCCGGCGGCCCCCTTAAACTCCTCGTTGAGTTGGCCTCCACCCGCGACGAGGAGCTCCCCGCTTTGGTTTATGAGGCTCGCCCCACCGTGCCCCGAAACGCGAATGCAAATGCATCCTCCTTGGGCCTTTTGGTTGCCGGGGTTTCCGATTCTGGCTCCGTTGAGCTCCAGGCTGTTTCGAGGGACAATGTGAGTCCAGGTGAGAATGGAAACCGTGCTAGTTCAGACGACAGTGTGGTTGAGGTTGACAGTTTCGCCAAGGAGGGAGGTCAAAGTAACGGAGACGAAGGGCAGAGGTTACTGCCGGTGGATAGGGCACTGGGTAGGCACTCGTCAAGCAGTGATACTTCGGAGTATTCAACTGTCAATGTTCCGTCTGATAGAGCTAGGCAGTTCGGCAGTGTAGCATCTGAAATTGTTGCGGATGAGGAGGAGATGTCTCCTCTCGTTCAAATGTCTGGATCAGGTCACGAGAGAGACGAGTTGAGAAGGGATGCTGCTGAAATGTTCAGTAGAG CTTGTTAG
- the LOC133722026 gene encoding presenilin-like protein At1g08700 isoform X5 — protein MESSILESIGVEIIGVMSPVSICMFLVVLLVYALSPSNPSSSSSIRTAANLVYLESPTDSTSEKLEGALLNALVFVILIALVTFLLVLLYYYNFTNFLKNYMRFSAFFVLATMGGSIFLSIIQHFSIPIDSITCFLLLFNFTLVGVLSMFAAGMPILLRQAYMVCLGIIVAAWFTKLPEWTTWVLLVALALYDLVAVLAPGGPLKLLVELASTRDEELPALVYEARPTVPRNANANASSLGLLVAGVSDSGSVELQAVSRDNVSPGENGNRASSDDSVVEVDSFAKEGGQSNGDEGQRLLPVDRALGRHSSSSDTSEYSTVNVPSDRARQFGSVASEIVADEEEMSPLVQMSGSGHERDELRRDAAEMFSREAC, from the exons ATGGAGTCGAGCATCCTGGAGTCGATCGGCGTTGAAATCATCGGCGTAATGTCGCCGGTGTCTATCTGCATGTTCCTTGTCGTCCTTTTAGTCTACGCCCTCTCCCCCTCGAACCCTTCGTCTTCGTCGTCGATCCGGACCGCCGCAAACCTGGTGTACCTGGAGAGCCCCACCGACTCGACCTCCGAAAAGCTCGAAGGCGCCCTCCTCAACGCCCTCGTCTTCGTTATTCTCATCGCCCTCGTCACCttcctcctcgtcctcctcTACTACTACAACTTCACTAATTTCTTGAAGAACTACATGCGCTTCTCCGCCTTCTTCGTCCTCGCCACCATGGGAGGTTCCATCTTCCTCTCCATTATCCAGCATTTCTCCATACCCATCGACTCCATCACTTGCTTTCTGCTGCTCTTCAATTTCACTCTTGTCGGCGTCTTGTCCATGTTCGCCGCTGGCATGCCTATTCTCTTGCGCCAAGCTTATATGGTCTGCTTGGGCATTATCGTCGCTGCTTGGTTCACCAAATTGCCCGAATGGACCACTTGGGTTCTGCTTGTCGCTCTCGCTCTCTATGATTTGGTAGCTGTTCTCGCCCCCGGCGGCCCCCTTAAACTCCTCGTTGAGTTGGCCTCCACCCGCGACGAGGAGCTCCCCGCTTTGGTTTATGAGGCTCGCCCCACCGTGCCCCGAAACGCGAATGCAAATGCATCCTCCTTGGGCCTTTTGGTTGCCGGGGTTTCCGATTCTGGCTCCGTTGAGCTCCAGGCTGTTTCGAGGGACAATGTGAGTCCAGGTGAGAATGGAAACCGTGCTAGTTCAGACGACAGTGTGGTTGAGGTTGACAGTTTCGCCAAGGAGGGAGGTCAAAGTAACGGAGACGAAGGGCAGAGGTTACTGCCGGTGGATAGGGCACTGGGTAGGCACTCGTCAAGCAGTGATACTTCGGAGTATTCAACTGTCAATGTTCCGTCTGATAGAGCTAGGCAGTTCGGCAGTGTAGCATCTGAAATTGTTGCGGATGAGGAGGAGATGTCTCCTCTCGTTCAAATGTCTGGATCAGGTCACGAGAGAGACGAGTTGAGAAGGGATGCTGCTGAAATGTTCAGTAGAG AAGCTTGTTAG
- the LOC133722026 gene encoding presenilin-like protein At1g08700 isoform X4 produces the protein MESSILESIGVEIIGVMSPVSICMFLVVLLVYALSPSNPSSSSSIRTAANLVYLESPTDSTSEKLEGALLNALVFVILIALVTFLLVLLYYYNFTNFLKNYMRFSAFFVLATMGGSIFLSIIQHFSIPIDSITCFLLLFNFTLVGVLSMFAAGMPILLRQAYMVCLGIIVAAWFTKLPEWTTWVLLVALALYDLVAVLAPGGPLKLLVELASTRDEELPALVYEARPTVPRNANANASSLGLLVAGVSDSGSVELQAVSRDNVSPGENGNRASSDDSVVEVDSFAKEGGQSNGDEGQRLLPVDRALGRHSSSSDTSEYSTVNVPSDRARQFGSVASEIVADEEEMSPLVQMSGSGHERDELRRDAAEMFSRAHVQYLGSCYDFGSVLLRSLLECCR, from the exons ATGGAGTCGAGCATCCTGGAGTCGATCGGCGTTGAAATCATCGGCGTAATGTCGCCGGTGTCTATCTGCATGTTCCTTGTCGTCCTTTTAGTCTACGCCCTCTCCCCCTCGAACCCTTCGTCTTCGTCGTCGATCCGGACCGCCGCAAACCTGGTGTACCTGGAGAGCCCCACCGACTCGACCTCCGAAAAGCTCGAAGGCGCCCTCCTCAACGCCCTCGTCTTCGTTATTCTCATCGCCCTCGTCACCttcctcctcgtcctcctcTACTACTACAACTTCACTAATTTCTTGAAGAACTACATGCGCTTCTCCGCCTTCTTCGTCCTCGCCACCATGGGAGGTTCCATCTTCCTCTCCATTATCCAGCATTTCTCCATACCCATCGACTCCATCACTTGCTTTCTGCTGCTCTTCAATTTCACTCTTGTCGGCGTCTTGTCCATGTTCGCCGCTGGCATGCCTATTCTCTTGCGCCAAGCTTATATGGTCTGCTTGGGCATTATCGTCGCTGCTTGGTTCACCAAATTGCCCGAATGGACCACTTGGGTTCTGCTTGTCGCTCTCGCTCTCTATGATTTGGTAGCTGTTCTCGCCCCCGGCGGCCCCCTTAAACTCCTCGTTGAGTTGGCCTCCACCCGCGACGAGGAGCTCCCCGCTTTGGTTTATGAGGCTCGCCCCACCGTGCCCCGAAACGCGAATGCAAATGCATCCTCCTTGGGCCTTTTGGTTGCCGGGGTTTCCGATTCTGGCTCCGTTGAGCTCCAGGCTGTTTCGAGGGACAATGTGAGTCCAGGTGAGAATGGAAACCGTGCTAGTTCAGACGACAGTGTGGTTGAGGTTGACAGTTTCGCCAAGGAGGGAGGTCAAAGTAACGGAGACGAAGGGCAGAGGTTACTGCCGGTGGATAGGGCACTGGGTAGGCACTCGTCAAGCAGTGATACTTCGGAGTATTCAACTGTCAATGTTCCGTCTGATAGAGCTAGGCAGTTCGGCAGTGTAGCATCTGAAATTGTTGCGGATGAGGAGGAGATGTCTCCTCTCGTTCAAATGTCTGGATCAGGTCACGAGAGAGACGAGTTGAGAAGGGATGCTGCTGAAATGTTCAGTAGAG CACACGTTCAATATTTGGGGTCTTGTTATGACTTTGGTTCTGTGCTTCTCAGAAGCTTGTTAGAGTGCTGTAGGTAA
- the LOC133722026 gene encoding presenilin-like protein At1g08700 isoform X2, translating into MESSILESIGVEIIGVMSPVSICMFLVVLLVYALSPSNPSSSSSIRTAANLVYLESPTDSTSEKLEGALLNALVFVILIALVTFLLVLLYYYNFTNFLKNYMRFSAFFVLATMGGSIFLSIIQHFSIPIDSITCFLLLFNFTLVGVLSMFAAGMPILLRQAYMVCLGIIVAAWFTKLPEWTTWVLLVALALYDLVAVLAPGGPLKLLVELASTRDEELPALVYEARPTVPRNANANASSLGLLVAGVSDSGSVELQAVSRDNVSPGENGNRASSDDSVVEVDSFAKEGGQSNGDEGQRLLPVDRALGRHSSSSDTSEYSTVNVPSDRARQFGSVASEIVADEEEMSPLVQMSGSGHERDELRRDAAEMFSREVHSAKSKADDFVGMRSIYKVIAHVQYLGSCYDFGSVLLRSLLECCR; encoded by the exons ATGGAGTCGAGCATCCTGGAGTCGATCGGCGTTGAAATCATCGGCGTAATGTCGCCGGTGTCTATCTGCATGTTCCTTGTCGTCCTTTTAGTCTACGCCCTCTCCCCCTCGAACCCTTCGTCTTCGTCGTCGATCCGGACCGCCGCAAACCTGGTGTACCTGGAGAGCCCCACCGACTCGACCTCCGAAAAGCTCGAAGGCGCCCTCCTCAACGCCCTCGTCTTCGTTATTCTCATCGCCCTCGTCACCttcctcctcgtcctcctcTACTACTACAACTTCACTAATTTCTTGAAGAACTACATGCGCTTCTCCGCCTTCTTCGTCCTCGCCACCATGGGAGGTTCCATCTTCCTCTCCATTATCCAGCATTTCTCCATACCCATCGACTCCATCACTTGCTTTCTGCTGCTCTTCAATTTCACTCTTGTCGGCGTCTTGTCCATGTTCGCCGCTGGCATGCCTATTCTCTTGCGCCAAGCTTATATGGTCTGCTTGGGCATTATCGTCGCTGCTTGGTTCACCAAATTGCCCGAATGGACCACTTGGGTTCTGCTTGTCGCTCTCGCTCTCTATGATTTGGTAGCTGTTCTCGCCCCCGGCGGCCCCCTTAAACTCCTCGTTGAGTTGGCCTCCACCCGCGACGAGGAGCTCCCCGCTTTGGTTTATGAGGCTCGCCCCACCGTGCCCCGAAACGCGAATGCAAATGCATCCTCCTTGGGCCTTTTGGTTGCCGGGGTTTCCGATTCTGGCTCCGTTGAGCTCCAGGCTGTTTCGAGGGACAATGTGAGTCCAGGTGAGAATGGAAACCGTGCTAGTTCAGACGACAGTGTGGTTGAGGTTGACAGTTTCGCCAAGGAGGGAGGTCAAAGTAACGGAGACGAAGGGCAGAGGTTACTGCCGGTGGATAGGGCACTGGGTAGGCACTCGTCAAGCAGTGATACTTCGGAGTATTCAACTGTCAATGTTCCGTCTGATAGAGCTAGGCAGTTCGGCAGTGTAGCATCTGAAATTGTTGCGGATGAGGAGGAGATGTCTCCTCTCGTTCAAATGTCTGGATCAGGTCACGAGAGAGACGAGTTGAGAAGGGATGCTGCTGAAATGTTCAGTAGAG AGGTGCATTCTGCTAAGAGCAAGGCTGATGATTTTGTAGGCATGAGATCTATATACAAAGTAATAG CACACGTTCAATATTTGGGGTCTTGTTATGACTTTGGTTCTGTGCTTCTCAGAAGCTTGTTAGAGTGCTGTAGGTAA
- the LOC133722026 gene encoding presenilin-like protein At1g08700 isoform X3 — MESSILESIGVEIIGVMSPVSICMFLVVLLVYALSPSNPSSSSSIRTAANLVYLESPTDSTSEKLEGALLNALVFVILIALVTFLLVLLYYYNFTNFLKNYMRFSAFFVLATMGGSIFLSIIQHFSIPIDSITCFLLLFNFTLVGVLSMFAAGMPILLRQAYMVCLGIIVAAWFTKLPEWTTWVLLVALALYDLVAVLAPGGPLKLLVELASTRDEELPALVYEARPTVPRNANANASSLGLLVAGVSDSGSVELQAVSRDNVSPGENGNRASSDDSVVEVDSFAKEGGQSNGDEGQRLLPVDRALGRHSSSSDTSEYSTVNVPSDRARQFGSVASEIVADEEEMSPLVQMSGSGHERDELRRDAAEMFSREVHSAKSKADDFVGMRSIYKVIEAC; from the exons ATGGAGTCGAGCATCCTGGAGTCGATCGGCGTTGAAATCATCGGCGTAATGTCGCCGGTGTCTATCTGCATGTTCCTTGTCGTCCTTTTAGTCTACGCCCTCTCCCCCTCGAACCCTTCGTCTTCGTCGTCGATCCGGACCGCCGCAAACCTGGTGTACCTGGAGAGCCCCACCGACTCGACCTCCGAAAAGCTCGAAGGCGCCCTCCTCAACGCCCTCGTCTTCGTTATTCTCATCGCCCTCGTCACCttcctcctcgtcctcctcTACTACTACAACTTCACTAATTTCTTGAAGAACTACATGCGCTTCTCCGCCTTCTTCGTCCTCGCCACCATGGGAGGTTCCATCTTCCTCTCCATTATCCAGCATTTCTCCATACCCATCGACTCCATCACTTGCTTTCTGCTGCTCTTCAATTTCACTCTTGTCGGCGTCTTGTCCATGTTCGCCGCTGGCATGCCTATTCTCTTGCGCCAAGCTTATATGGTCTGCTTGGGCATTATCGTCGCTGCTTGGTTCACCAAATTGCCCGAATGGACCACTTGGGTTCTGCTTGTCGCTCTCGCTCTCTATGATTTGGTAGCTGTTCTCGCCCCCGGCGGCCCCCTTAAACTCCTCGTTGAGTTGGCCTCCACCCGCGACGAGGAGCTCCCCGCTTTGGTTTATGAGGCTCGCCCCACCGTGCCCCGAAACGCGAATGCAAATGCATCCTCCTTGGGCCTTTTGGTTGCCGGGGTTTCCGATTCTGGCTCCGTTGAGCTCCAGGCTGTTTCGAGGGACAATGTGAGTCCAGGTGAGAATGGAAACCGTGCTAGTTCAGACGACAGTGTGGTTGAGGTTGACAGTTTCGCCAAGGAGGGAGGTCAAAGTAACGGAGACGAAGGGCAGAGGTTACTGCCGGTGGATAGGGCACTGGGTAGGCACTCGTCAAGCAGTGATACTTCGGAGTATTCAACTGTCAATGTTCCGTCTGATAGAGCTAGGCAGTTCGGCAGTGTAGCATCTGAAATTGTTGCGGATGAGGAGGAGATGTCTCCTCTCGTTCAAATGTCTGGATCAGGTCACGAGAGAGACGAGTTGAGAAGGGATGCTGCTGAAATGTTCAGTAGAG AGGTGCATTCTGCTAAGAGCAAGGCTGATGATTTTGTAGGCATGAGATCTATATACAAAGTAATAG AAGCTTGTTAG
- the LOC133722026 gene encoding presenilin-like protein At1g08700 isoform X1, with translation MESSILESIGVEIIGVMSPVSICMFLVVLLVYALSPSNPSSSSSIRTAANLVYLESPTDSTSEKLEGALLNALVFVILIALVTFLLVLLYYYNFTNFLKNYMRFSAFFVLATMGGSIFLSIIQHFSIPIDSITCFLLLFNFTLVGVLSMFAAGMPILLRQAYMVCLGIIVAAWFTKLPEWTTWVLLVALALYDLVAVLAPGGPLKLLVELASTRDEELPALVYEARPTVPRNANANASSLGLLVAGVSDSGSVELQAVSRDNVSPGENGNRASSDDSVVEVDSFAKEGGQSNGDEGQRLLPVDRALGRHSSSSDTSEYSTVNVPSDRARQFGSVASEIVADEEEMSPLVQMSGSGHERDELRRDAAEMFSRGIKLGLGDFIFYSVLVGRAAMYDLMTVYACYLAIISGLGCTLILLSVCHRALPALPISIALGVIFYFLTRLLMEPFVVGAATNLLMF, from the coding sequence ATGGAGTCGAGCATCCTGGAGTCGATCGGCGTTGAAATCATCGGCGTAATGTCGCCGGTGTCTATCTGCATGTTCCTTGTCGTCCTTTTAGTCTACGCCCTCTCCCCCTCGAACCCTTCGTCTTCGTCGTCGATCCGGACCGCCGCAAACCTGGTGTACCTGGAGAGCCCCACCGACTCGACCTCCGAAAAGCTCGAAGGCGCCCTCCTCAACGCCCTCGTCTTCGTTATTCTCATCGCCCTCGTCACCttcctcctcgtcctcctcTACTACTACAACTTCACTAATTTCTTGAAGAACTACATGCGCTTCTCCGCCTTCTTCGTCCTCGCCACCATGGGAGGTTCCATCTTCCTCTCCATTATCCAGCATTTCTCCATACCCATCGACTCCATCACTTGCTTTCTGCTGCTCTTCAATTTCACTCTTGTCGGCGTCTTGTCCATGTTCGCCGCTGGCATGCCTATTCTCTTGCGCCAAGCTTATATGGTCTGCTTGGGCATTATCGTCGCTGCTTGGTTCACCAAATTGCCCGAATGGACCACTTGGGTTCTGCTTGTCGCTCTCGCTCTCTATGATTTGGTAGCTGTTCTCGCCCCCGGCGGCCCCCTTAAACTCCTCGTTGAGTTGGCCTCCACCCGCGACGAGGAGCTCCCCGCTTTGGTTTATGAGGCTCGCCCCACCGTGCCCCGAAACGCGAATGCAAATGCATCCTCCTTGGGCCTTTTGGTTGCCGGGGTTTCCGATTCTGGCTCCGTTGAGCTCCAGGCTGTTTCGAGGGACAATGTGAGTCCAGGTGAGAATGGAAACCGTGCTAGTTCAGACGACAGTGTGGTTGAGGTTGACAGTTTCGCCAAGGAGGGAGGTCAAAGTAACGGAGACGAAGGGCAGAGGTTACTGCCGGTGGATAGGGCACTGGGTAGGCACTCGTCAAGCAGTGATACTTCGGAGTATTCAACTGTCAATGTTCCGTCTGATAGAGCTAGGCAGTTCGGCAGTGTAGCATCTGAAATTGTTGCGGATGAGGAGGAGATGTCTCCTCTCGTTCAAATGTCTGGATCAGGTCACGAGAGAGACGAGTTGAGAAGGGATGCTGCTGAAATGTTCAGTAGAGGTATTAAACTCGGTCTTGGTGATTTCATTTTCTACAGTGTTCTAGTGGGCAGAGCTGCAATGTATGACCTTATGACTGTGTATGCCTGTTATCTTGCCATTATTTCGGGACTTGGGTGCACTCTCATCTTGTTGTCAGTATGCCATCGAGCTTTGCCTGCTCTGCCTATATCTATTGCATTGGGTGTTATTTTTTACTTCTTGACTCGGTTATTAATGGAACCCTTTGTTGTTGGGGCAGCCACAAATTTACTGATGTTTTGA
- the LOC133723250 gene encoding uncharacterized protein LOC133723250, with translation MDLKELSDAYMRGDFDSSSDEENEDQRIREDCRGQPGFTPHQKVTAAMRMLAYGNAADALDEYLRMGESTARECLKKFCDIVMCIYEAEFLRKPTQEDIDRLLRKGESRGFPGMLGSLDCMHWE, from the exons ATGGATTTGAAAGAATTGTCTGATGCATACATGCGCGGTGATTTCGACAGCAGTTCTGATGAGGAAAATGAAGACCAAAGAATA AGAGAAGATTGCAGAGGTCAACCTGGGTTTACTCCTCATCAAAAGGTTACTGCAGCAATGAGGATGTTGGCGTATGGCAATGCTGCTGACGCTCTTGATGAATACCTTCGAATGGGAGAGAGCACTGCAAGGGAGTGTTTGAAGAAATTCTGTGACATTGTCATGTGCATCTACGAAGCAGAATTTCTTAGAAAACCAACACAAGAGGACATTGACAGGCTCCTGCGAAAAGGTGAGTCTCGTGGCTTTCCTGGTATGCTTGGTTCATTAGATTGTATGCATTGGGAATAG